One region of Zingiber officinale cultivar Zhangliang chromosome 7B, Zo_v1.1, whole genome shotgun sequence genomic DNA includes:
- the LOC122005992 gene encoding uncharacterized protein LOC122005992, whose amino-acid sequence MDDMRSRSFHDGMMQMEAYGRRSSSAAPPGLHDLRSYSATYSYSYNGGGGGYGPDDFKTKTARRGSSSSTNGGGGAWWGFSDPEFQRKRRVASYKAYSVEGKVKGSLRRSFRWIKDRYTRAVHGW is encoded by the coding sequence ATGGACGACATGAGATCGAGGTCCTTCCACGACGGGATGATGCAGATGGAGGCGTACGGCCGCCGGTCATCATCGGCGGCTCCGCCGGGACTGCACGACCTCAGGAGCTACAGCGCCACCTACTCCTACTCCTACAACGGCGGCGGGGGAGGCTACGGGCCTGACGACTTCAAGACCAAGACCGCGCGCCGGGGGTCGTCTTCCTCCACCAACGGAGGCGGCGGCGCCTGGTGGGGTTTCAGCGACCCCGAGTTCCAGCGGAAGCGGCGGGTCGCTTCCTACAAGGCCTACTCCGTGGAGGGAAAGGTCAAGGGATCCCTCCGACGGAGCTTCCGGTGGATCAAGGACAGGTACACCAGGGCCGTCCACGGCTGGTGA
- the LOC122005994 gene encoding ethylene-responsive transcription factor ERF061-like: MEGIQETLSPAEIPSEISASLSKVLLSGTNAIDSIFSHLPQPLPPVRSPAVPYLGSSVYLQQTEILRRFSTGRHTLTAPSLHQHAAIAMATVESGKKKLYRGVRQRHWGKWVAEIRLPQNRMRIWLGTYDSPESAAYAYDRAAYKLRGEYARLNFPDLRDAGDCHERLKALRSAVDSKIQAIYLRLRRQLKARQQEERVKKREAEEAATATAKVEKKGDEMEEAVSSQLQSSSSASALWEHEMDGECSLARMPSYDPELIWEVLAN; the protein is encoded by the coding sequence ATGGAAGGAATACAAGAAACCTTATCGCCGGCGGAAATTCCCAGCGAGATTAGCGCCTCCTTATCGAAGGTCCTCCTCTCGGGGACAAACGCCATCGACTCCATATTCTCCCACCTTCCACAGCCGCTCCCGCCAGTTAGGTCACCTGCGGTCCCATATCTCGGCTCATCCGTTTACCTCCAGCAAACAGAGATCCTGAGGCGGTTCAGCACCGGACGCCACACCCTAACCGCACCGTCGCTCCACCAGCACGCCGCGATCGCGATGGCTACCGTGGAGAGTGGGAAGAAGAAGCTATACCGGGGGGTACGGCAACGGCACTGGGGGAAGTGGGTGGCAGAGATCCGTCTTCCGCAGAACCGGATGCGGATCTGGCTCGGCACCTACGACTCCCCCGAGTCGGCGGCGTACGCGTACGACAGGGCCGCCTACAAGCTCCGCGGCGAGTACGCGCGGCTCAACTTCCCGGACCTGCGCGACGCCGGAGACTGCCACGAGCGGCTGAAGGCGCTGCGGTCCGCCGTCGATTCCAAGATCCAGGCTATATACCTGCGCCTCAGAAGGCAACTGAAGGCGCGGCAGCAGGAGGAAAGAGTGAAGAAGAGAGAAGCAGAGGAGGCGGCGACAGCGACGGCGAAGGTGGAGAAGAAGGGAGACGAAATGGAGGAGGCGGTGTCGTCGCAGTTGCAGTCGTCGTCTTCGGCGTCGGCTTTGTGGGAGCACGAAATGGACGGAGAGTGTTCGCTGGCCAGGATGCCATCGTACGATCCAGAATTAATCTGGGAGGTGCTTGCTAATTGA